CAAAAAGCTAACTTAGATGAATCTATAGAGATTATCTTCGCAGGTAAGGTAATGGACAATAGATTTGACTCTTACATTCCCCCTAAGAATGTTAAAATAATTAATAAATTTTTGACTGAGCCTGAGTTACATAACCTAGTTCAAAACTGCCACTTTTTTCTTGTTCCATATGCGAAAAATTATACTGGTGGGGCTGGCCCGGCAAAAGATGCAACATCTTATGGGAAACCCATCATAACAAGTAACTTGGCAATTTTTAATGAGTTCTCAAAAAATAGTTTTGTTTACACGATAAATGATGCTAATGACTTAAATAATATAATGAATAACATTACAGATGCTGAATATGATGCATCCTGTGTTGCATCCTTAGAATATTCAAAGCTTAATAACTGGTCAACATTCAGGGATAAGTATATTTCCCTATAATTCACATAATACTTTACAAGTACAGTAGCCCCATCCATATAAACGATTTTGGTATAACATATGAAAAAAGCATTAATTACTGGTATTACTGGTCAAGATGGTTCTTATTTAGCTGAATTTCTTCTAGAGAAAGGCTATCAAGTTCATGGACTTATCCGTAGAACTTCCCTATTTAATACTGAACGTATTGACTCTGTTGTTAATAATAGCGACAGCATTAAATTGCACTATGGTGATTTGACTGACACTTCAAACTTAATTCGCCTAGTCAAAGAAATTGAACCAGATGAAATTTATAACCTAGGCGCTATGTCTCATGTTGCAGTCTCTTTCGAATCCCCTGAATATACGGCGGATGTAGATGCAATTGGCACATTACGTTTACTTGAAGCTATTCGTATAAATGGGTTAGAGAAAAAAACTCGTTTTTATCAGGCTTCAACTTCTGAGCTGTACGGTGAAGTGCAAGAAATTCCACAGCGTGAAACGACACCATTCCATCCTCGCTCCCCTTACGCCGTAGCAAAGATGTACGCTTACTGGATCACAGTGAACTACCGTGAGTCATATGGCATGTATGCATGTAATGGCACACTCTTTAACCATGAGTCACCACGCCGAGGTGAAACCTTTGTAACACGCAAAATTACCCGTACTATCGCGAATATTTCTCAAGGGTTAGAGTCATGCTTATATCTAGGTAATATGGATGCACTCCGTGATTGGGGTCATGCAAAAGATTACGTTCGTATGCAGTGGATGATGTTACAGCAAGAACAAGCAGATGATTTTGTTATCGCGACGGGTAAACAAATTTCTGTACGTGAATTTGTGAGAATGTCAGCAAAAGAAGCGGGTATTGAACTTTCATTCACAGGCGAAGGTATTAATGAAATAGCTACTGTGACTAATGTTGATAAGTCAATAGCTCCACATGTTAATGTCGGCGATATCATTGTTCGTGTTAGCCCCAAATTCTTTAGACCTGCCGAAGTTGAAACATTATTAGGCGATCCATCAAAAGCGAAAGAAAAACTGGGATGGGTACCAGAGATCACCGTTGAAGAAATGTGTGCTGAAATGGTTGCTTCAGATATACAGAAAGCAAAACAACATGCCTTATTGAAGGCAAATGGTTTTGATGTCTCTATTTCTTTAGAAAACTAAGGATTATTACGTGAAAAAAAGAGTTTTTGTTGCTGGTCATAATGGTATGGTTGGCTCAGCAATAGCTAGGCAGCTTGCTAATCGTAATGATATTGAATTAATTACTAAATCACGTAATGAATTAGATCTGACGAATCAAGCTGATGTTGATAATTTTTTTGCTCACAATAAAATTGATGAAGTTTATTTAGCTGCTGCAAAAGTAGGCGGTATCCACGCTAATAATACTTATCCCGCAGATTTTATTTATCAAAATCTCATTATGGAATGTAATATTATAAATGCTGCCCATAAAAATAATGTTCAACATCTATTATTTTTAGGTTCTTCATGTATTTATCCTAAGCTTGCATCTCAACCAATGTCAGAAAATGCTCTTCTAACTGGCATTTTAGAAGCGACTAACGAGCCTTATGCTATTGCAAAAATTGCCGGTATAAAACTATGTGAATCCTATAATCGCCAATACGGTCGTGATTATCGCAGTGTTATGCCAACAAATTTATACGGTGAAAATGATAATTTTCATCCAGAGAACTCTCACGTTATTCCAGCATTAATGCGTCGTTTCCACGAAGCAAAGCTCAATAATGATGAGCAAGTCATTGTTTGGGGGACTGGTACCCCAATGCGTGAATTCCTTCACGTTGATGATATGGCCGCAGCATCTGTCTATGTCATGGAGCTTGATAACAAGACTTATCAAGACAATACCCAGCCAATGCTTTCTCATATCAACGTAGGTACAGGCGTCGACTGTACTATTCGTGAAATGGCAGAAACTATGGCAAAAGTTGTTGGTTTTGCCGGAAAAGTAGTCTTTGATAGCAGCAAACCGGATGGAACTCCACGTAAACTCATGGATGTTTCACGCTTGAAGGATCTAGGCTGGAGCTACTCTATTGAGTTAGAAGATGGTCTTGATAAAACTTACCAATGGTTTTTGCAAAATCAAAATAACTTCCGTAAATAATAGGTTGTTAATATGACGCAACGATTAGAATTAAATACGTTTAAAACGGTCGTTGCATCTACGCCCCTCGTTTCCATTGACTTGATTGTTTGCAATTCAAACAACCAAGCATTACTAGGATTACGTAATAACCGCCCGGCTCAAGGTTATTGGTTTGTTCCTGGAGGACGTATTTGCAAAGATGAAACGTTTGATGATGCATTCTGTCGCCTGACGCATGCAGAACTTGGTTTTTCTTACGATATAAACGAATCTATCTTTATTGGGCATTATCAGCATTTATATGCTGATAATTTTTCTGAAGACAATTTTTCAACTCACTATGTCGTACTGGGTTATTTAATTAAACAAGATATTGACCTCAATACATTACCACTAGAACAACATAATAATTATAAGTGGTGGGATATCAATGAGCTGCTTGCTTCAAGTGAAGTTCATGATAATACAAAGGCTTACTTTCTTAGTCATCACTTCAATTCACGGTAAATTATAATGTTATTGCCTGTTATTATGGCCGGAGGCTCTGGTAGTCGTTTATGGCCTCTTTCTCGTAGCTTATATCCAAAACAATTTATTAGCCTCACGAGCAAAAAAACGATGCTACAAGAGACTATTGCTCGCCTAAAAAATATAGAGCATCAGCCTCCATTACTTATTTGTAATGAAGAGCACCGGTTTATTGTTGCAGAACAACTGAGACAAGAGAATTTTAAACACAGTGGTATTATTTTAGAGCCCGTTGGACGTAACACAGGGCCAGCGATTGCATTAGCGGCAATTAAATCCATGCAAAATGGTGATGATCCTCTACTGCTTGTTTTAGCCGCAGATCATGTTATTCAAGACCATGCATCCTTCACAAAGAGCATTGAAAAGGCAATCACCTCCGCAGAACAAGGCGCTTTAATTACCTTTGGAATTGTTCCGACTGCTCCAGAAACAGGTTATGGCTATATTAAAAAAGGTAATTTAGTCAATGAATCCGCTTTCCAAGTTGAACGTTTCGTTGAAAAGCCTGATTTAAATACTGCTGAACAATATATTGCTAGCAATGAGTATCTTTGGAATAGCGGAATGTTTTTATTTAAAGCATCTTGCTATGTTAACGAGTTAAAGAAACACGCCCCTGAAATTCTATCCAGCTGTGAACTAGCCCTTAAAAATTCGCTTAGTGATTTAGACTTTACACGTATCAATGCCGAAATTTTTGAAGCCTGTCCAGAAGACTCCATTGACTATGCCGTTATGGAAAAAGCAGACAATGTCTTAGTTGTTCCAATGGATGCAGGATGGAGTGATGTTGGTTCATTCAGTTCACTTTGGGAAGTCTCTCCTAAAGATCAGCAGTCTAACGTGATCATTGGTGACG
The Providencia alcalifaciens DNA segment above includes these coding regions:
- the fcl gene encoding GDP-L-fucose synthase, whose translation is MKKRVFVAGHNGMVGSAIARQLANRNDIELITKSRNELDLTNQADVDNFFAHNKIDEVYLAAAKVGGIHANNTYPADFIYQNLIMECNIINAAHKNNVQHLLFLGSSCIYPKLASQPMSENALLTGILEATNEPYAIAKIAGIKLCESYNRQYGRDYRSVMPTNLYGENDNFHPENSHVIPALMRRFHEAKLNNDEQVIVWGTGTPMREFLHVDDMAAASVYVMELDNKTYQDNTQPMLSHINVGTGVDCTIREMAETMAKVVGFAGKVVFDSSKPDGTPRKLMDVSRLKDLGWSYSIELEDGLDKTYQWFLQNQNNFRK
- a CDS encoding mannose-1-phosphate guanylyltransferase/mannose-6-phosphate isomerase — translated: MLLPVIMAGGSGSRLWPLSRSLYPKQFISLTSKKTMLQETIARLKNIEHQPPLLICNEEHRFIVAEQLRQENFKHSGIILEPVGRNTGPAIALAAIKSMQNGDDPLLLVLAADHVIQDHASFTKSIEKAITSAEQGALITFGIVPTAPETGYGYIKKGNLVNESAFQVERFVEKPDLNTAEQYIASNEYLWNSGMFLFKASCYVNELKKHAPEILSSCELALKNSLSDLDFTRINAEIFEACPEDSIDYAVMEKADNVLVVPMDAGWSDVGSFSSLWEVSPKDQQSNVIIGDVLTENTRNSYVYSQSKLVSTVGVDNLVIIETKDAVLVANKDNVQDVKSIVNQLKQAGRSECEQHREAYRPWGTHDEIAQGERFHVKHLKVKPGEKTALQMHYHRAEHWVVVQGTAKVTNGDKSYILSENESTYIPIGSPHRIENPGKIDLHLIEVRSGNYLEEDDIVRIKEYGLDD
- the gmd gene encoding GDP-mannose 4,6-dehydratase translates to MKKALITGITGQDGSYLAEFLLEKGYQVHGLIRRTSLFNTERIDSVVNNSDSIKLHYGDLTDTSNLIRLVKEIEPDEIYNLGAMSHVAVSFESPEYTADVDAIGTLRLLEAIRINGLEKKTRFYQASTSELYGEVQEIPQRETTPFHPRSPYAVAKMYAYWITVNYRESYGMYACNGTLFNHESPRRGETFVTRKITRTIANISQGLESCLYLGNMDALRDWGHAKDYVRMQWMMLQQEQADDFVIATGKQISVREFVRMSAKEAGIELSFTGEGINEIATVTNVDKSIAPHVNVGDIIVRVSPKFFRPAEVETLLGDPSKAKEKLGWVPEITVEEMCAEMVASDIQKAKQHALLKANGFDVSISLEN
- a CDS encoding GDP-mannose mannosyl hydrolase, which codes for MTQRLELNTFKTVVASTPLVSIDLIVCNSNNQALLGLRNNRPAQGYWFVPGGRICKDETFDDAFCRLTHAELGFSYDINESIFIGHYQHLYADNFSEDNFSTHYVVLGYLIKQDIDLNTLPLEQHNNYKWWDINELLASSEVHDNTKAYFLSHHFNSR